One genomic region from Desulfatibacillum aliphaticivorans DSM 15576 encodes:
- a CDS encoding CoA-binding protein: MDLRKLFYPEKIAVVGASPGFDGGKMPFFQFLQFMEYKGALYPVNPAHAEISGVKAYPSLDDVPETVDLVIAQIPARFAIDTVKAAGRNGAPFVHFFTSGFSEVGNMELEKELVETARASNVRLVGPNCIGVLCAESRITFNMEFKPNGKGNVGFLGQSGGVSDNFVRMSGSRKIRLNKAVSYGNQADLKLEDFLAYFAEDPEIEAAAIYVEDVKNGPAFLDALGKTTASKPVILLKGGSTQRGAKAAASHTGAMAGDFKIFSSAVNQKGGIIVDTFEQMMDLMMLATSTRLPRGNRVGFLGAGGGTSVCFTDLAAKAGLEMPVLAQAVQDRISEKIPNVNTSTANPVDLGAFGFDFSIMAHTMLAMDQDENIDVIMPYFSLDFITSFAPHMASSGPEIILETVAKMKKPVIPILSKFAEDVLEMEKVRIEMFSRFREGGLAVFNTIQDCVNAASAILTWSNGR, encoded by the coding sequence ATGGATTTACGAAAGTTGTTTTATCCCGAAAAAATCGCCGTCGTAGGCGCTTCTCCTGGATTTGACGGCGGAAAGATGCCGTTTTTTCAATTTTTGCAGTTCATGGAATATAAAGGGGCCTTGTATCCGGTCAATCCGGCCCACGCGGAAATCTCCGGGGTAAAGGCTTATCCCTCTTTGGACGACGTTCCCGAGACCGTGGATCTGGTGATCGCCCAGATTCCGGCCCGCTTCGCCATAGACACGGTCAAGGCGGCGGGGAGGAACGGGGCGCCCTTCGTGCATTTTTTCACCTCGGGGTTTTCCGAAGTGGGCAATATGGAGTTGGAAAAGGAACTGGTGGAAACCGCCCGGGCGTCCAACGTGCGCTTGGTGGGGCCCAACTGCATAGGCGTTCTGTGCGCCGAATCCCGCATTACCTTTAACATGGAGTTCAAACCCAACGGAAAGGGCAACGTGGGTTTTTTAGGCCAGTCCGGCGGGGTGAGCGACAACTTCGTGCGCATGTCCGGCTCCCGTAAGATCCGGCTGAACAAGGCCGTCTCCTACGGCAATCAGGCGGACCTGAAATTAGAGGATTTTTTGGCCTATTTCGCCGAAGACCCGGAAATCGAGGCGGCGGCGATTTATGTGGAAGACGTGAAAAACGGCCCCGCCTTTTTGGACGCCCTGGGCAAGACAACGGCCTCCAAGCCGGTGATTCTGCTTAAAGGCGGCAGCACCCAGCGCGGCGCCAAGGCGGCGGCCAGTCATACGGGCGCCATGGCCGGGGATTTTAAAATCTTTTCTTCGGCCGTGAACCAAAAGGGCGGCATCATTGTGGACACCTTCGAGCAGATGATGGACCTCATGATGCTGGCCACTTCCACCCGCTTGCCCAGAGGAAACCGGGTGGGCTTTCTGGGCGCCGGGGGCGGAACCTCCGTATGCTTTACGGACCTGGCCGCCAAAGCCGGGCTGGAAATGCCCGTGCTTGCCCAGGCCGTCCAGGATCGCATCAGCGAGAAAATCCCCAACGTAAACACCTCCACGGCCAACCCCGTGGACCTGGGCGCGTTCGGATTCGACTTTTCCATCATGGCCCACACCATGCTGGCCATGGATCAGGACGAGAACATCGACGTGATCATGCCGTATTTCTCCCTGGATTTCATTACGTCCTTTGCGCCGCACATGGCCTCCAGCGGGCCGGAAATCATCCTGGAGACGGTGGCGAAAATGAAAAAGCCGGTGATCCCCATTTTATCCAAGTTCGCGGAAGACGTCCTGGAAATGGAAAAGGTCCGCATCGAGATGTTCTCCCGGTTCCGGGAAGGGGGGCTGGCCGTCTTCAACACCATTCAGGATTGCGTGAACGCCGCTTCCGCCATCCTCACGTGGAGCAATGGCCGGTAA